The Buchnera aphidicola (Mindarus japonicus) genomic interval TGCTGACATATTTTTTTCTTGAATACAAGAAATAATTTCTTGTTCTAATTCTTCATCTTCAAGTAACATAATATGTCCCTCAAAAATTGATTCTTTTTCTTTTCCAAGTGATTTTCTTGTTTTTAATTTTATTTTTTTTAATTGTTTTATTGATTTTGCTCTTGCATTAATAAATTTTTTAACTTCTTTATTTAATTTTTTAGAAGAAATTTTTTTTTGATTAATAATTATTGGTTCTTCTTTTATTATTAACGCTTTACCAAGAGCAATTCCTGGAGATGCTATAATACCCGAAATCATAATATTACCTTTAATATGATGATAGCTTGTTATTTTTAGGAATTGAAATTTAATATTTTAAAAATTCTATTTTAGAAAAGTAAAAATTATTCTTTTAAGGCAGTAATTAATTCTGCTAAAGATTCAACAGCTTTCTTTTCATCTTCCCCTTCAGCAGATATGTTAATTTTAGAACCTTTAACGATACCTAATGTTTGTAATTTAAATAAACTTTTTGCACTAGCACTTTTTTTATTTGTTGTTACCATAATTTTAGATTTAAATTTTTTTGCTTCTTGTACAAACTTTGCTGCTGGACGTATGTGTAATCCATGTGTTAGTAGTATTTCTACTGTCTTTTGAAACATAATTCTTTCCTTGTTAGTATTTTATTAATACTTAATGTATAAAAAAATAATTTTTATTTAAGATTCAAAATATTTGAAAAAAATGTTTTTCAGAAAAATTTATTGAAATAAAATAGTACTTAAATATCTTTCTCCAGAAGAAGGAAGAATTACTACTATTTTTTTTTCTTCATATAAAGGATTCTGGATAATTTTATGTGCGGCAGCTACAGCTGCTCCTGAAGATATACCTGCAAGAATACCTTCTTTTTTCATTAACATTTTGGAAAATTTTATAGCTTCTTCATCGCTGATTAATATAACTTTATCAATTAAATTTATATCTAAATTTTCCGGAATAAATCCAGCTCCAATACCTTGAATTTTATGTGCACTAATTGGAAATTTTTTTTTGTATTTTAAATTTGTAATAATAGGAGAATTTTTTGGTTCTACAGCTACATTTAATATTTTTTTTTCTGATTTTTTATTTAGATATCGGCTTACACCAGAAATAGTACCTCCTGTTCCAACACCGGAAATGAAAATATCTATTTTTCCTTTCATATCTTTCCAAATTTCAGGTCCTGTAGTTTTTTCATGTATTTCTGGATTAGCAGGATTTTCAAATTGTCTGGTATAAAAATATTTTTTAGGATTTAAAAATATTATTTCTTTTAGTTTTTTAATAGCCCCTTTCATACCCTGACTTCCATCAGTTAAAATTAAATTAGCTCCTAACATCTTAAGTAATTTTATTCTTTCTTTTGACATAGTTTCAGGCATGGTTAATGTTAATTTGTAATTTTTTGATGCAGCTAAGCAAGCTAAAGAAATTCCTATATTTCCGCTAGTTGCTTCTATTAAATGTTGTTTTTTTGTTAATTCTCCTATTTTTTCTGCATTGTTAATTATATTTTGACTAACTCTACATTTTACACTAAAACCAGGATTACGAGATTCTATTTTTACAAAAATGTTTCCATTTCCTATATTATTTAATTTAACGATAGGTGTATTCCCAATAGTTGAAAAATTATTCTTATATATTTTACACATAATTTTCCTTATTTAAATTTAATATTTTTAAAAAATATTTTTTTGTTAAAAAATAATATTTAGATAAAGGAACAATCTAAACAAAATTTTTTAAAAAAATATTTTTTTTTAAATCATTTATCTGATTAATATCTTTTGGTAAGGTTATTTTTTTTAAAAATAATTTACTTTTTAAAAATAAATTATTTGTTATTTAATTATGTTTAAAAAAATTTTATTTAATAAATATTTTTTATTTTCATGTTTTAAAAGCTGCTAACATTTTTTTTAAAAAAATATTAGATTAAATGTTTTAAGAATTTATTTTTTATCTAAATATCTTTTTAATTAAAAGAATATGTTAACATTAAAATAATAGAACACAAGCTGTGTACGATATAAAAATTATAATTAATATGTTAATTAAAATGATTGAACATATTTGTTGTATATTATTTTTAATATTTAATAATAATTATTATAATATGGAGCATTATGAAAAAAATTAAAAAATCTATTTCTATATTAAAAAAAAAATTACTTATTATAACTATCAATATTTTACTTTAAGTAAGTCGGTTATATCGGATATAAAATATGATTTTTTAATGAAAAAATTATGTTTTTTAGAGAAAAAATATAAGTTTTTAAAAACAAAAAATAGTGTAAGTAAAACGGTAGGAGGTCCACTGTTAATAGGGTATAAACCTATTAAACATATTGTACCTATGCTTTCATTAGATAATGTTTATTCTAAAAAAGAATATTCATTATTTGATCAAAAAGTAAGAAATACTTTAAAAAGTAGAAATGAAAAAATTCTTTTTTGTTGTGAATTAAAATTAGATGGTTTAGCATTAAATATTATGTATAAAAATGGAATTCTTAAATGGGCAACTACTCGGGGAAATGGAGAATATGGAGAAGATGTTACAAAAAATGTAAAAAAAATTAAATCTATACCTCAAAAGTTAATAGGGGAAAAAATTCCTAAAAAAATAGAAATAAGAGGAGAAGTATTTATTCCTTTAAAAAGTTTTTTTAATTTAAATAAAAAACTGTTATTAAATAATCAAAAAGTTTTTTCTAATCCAAGAAACGTAGCTGCTGGCTCCCTAAGACAAAGTGATCCTAATATTGTTTCAGAAAGAAATTTAATGTTTTTGTGTTATGGTTATGGAACATACGAAGGTGAAAATAATAACAGAACACATTATGATCAGCTAAAATTATTTGAAACTTGGGGAATTCCTATTAACAAATTGAAATTATATTCGAAAGTTTCAGAAATTTTTTCTTTTTATGACAATATTTATAAAAAAAGAAATTTATTAGATTTTCAAATTGACGGAATTGTGATTAAAGTCAATTCTTTAGAATTACAATATTTATTAGGAAATAATAGAAAATTTCCAAAATGGGCTATAGCTTTTAAATTTCTTTCGGAAAGACAACAAACTACATTAATAGGAGTTGATTTTAAAGTAGGAAGAACAGGTGTAATTACTCCTGTAGCAAGAATAAAGCCTGTTTATTTATCAAACGCATTAATTAAGAGTGTTTCTTTATATAATGAAAATCAAATTAAAAAATTTAATTTACATATAAATGATCAAATTATAGTTTGTCGTTCTGGGGATGTCATACCAAAAATAATAGATGTTTTTCCAAAATATAGAGAGTCTAATTATAAAAAAGTAATTTTTCCTAAAAAATGTCCAGCTTGTAGTTCAAGAATTAATAAATTTAATAAAAATAGTATTTCATTTTGTACAGCAGGATTAAAATGTTTTATCCAATTTAAAAAATCTATTTTTCATTTTTTTTCAAAAGAAGCATTAAACGTTAGTGGTTTAGGGTATAAAACTATAGAAATTTTAATTCATTCTAATATTGTCAAAAATATTTCAGATTTTTATGTTCTAGATTTTAATAAATTATCGAAGATAAAAAAATTTGGAAAACAATCAGCTAATAAGCTTATTCAAAATATACTAAAATCAAAAAAAACGACTTTATCCCGTTTTTTATATGGTTTAGGGATATTAGATGTCGGAGTAGTTATTGCAAAAAATATTTCTTTTCATTATAAAGATATTAATAAGATAATGTGTTCTTCTTTAGAAGAACTAATATCTATAAAAAATATAGGAAAAGAAATTTCTGTAAATGTATATAATTTTATGCAAAAAGAAAAAAATAGAAATTTAATTTTTGATTTATTAAAACATATATCATTTTTCAAAAATGAAAATATTGAAAGTACAAATAAAGAAAAATATAAGAATTCTATTTTTTTTCAAAAAAATATAGTTCTTACAGGAAAATTTAATATAAATAAAAGAACTTGGATAGAAAAAAAGTTAATTTCTTTAGGAGCTGAAGTGAATAAAACTTTATCCAAAAAAACTGATTTTTTAATTTTTGGGGAAAAACCTGGAAAAAAAATTATCCAATCCAAAATAATGAATATTAAAGTAATTAATGAAAACCAATTATCTTTAGAGATAAAGAAGTATTTTAAATAATATTTTTTGGGTCGTGCAGGATTTGAACCTGCGACCAATTGATTAAAAGTCAACTGCTCTACCAACTGAGCTAACGACCCTATATTGAAAAGTAAATTTGATAGTTTTAAAGAATATAGGTGATGACAGAATCGAACTGCCGACTTCCTCCGTGTAAAGGAGGCGCTCTACCAACTGAGCTAATCACCCAATATAACTATTATAAATGCAAAAAAAATTGAGTCAATGATTATTTGAAATATAATATTTTTTATTAAGTAAAGTAATATTAAAAATTAATTTTTTTTTTAGAAATAAAAAATTTTATAAAACAGAAGGTTTATATGAAAGTAAGAACAAGATTTGCTCCAAGCCCAACAGGTTTTTTACATATTGGAGGAGCTAGAACAGCTTTATATTCTTGGTTATTTGCAAAAAAATATAAAGGATCATTTATTTTAAGAATAGAAGATACTGATATTAAACGTTTATCATCAAATGCAGTTAAATCAATTATTGATAGTTTAAAATGGCTAGGTATAACTTGGGATGAAGGTCCTTTTTTTCAAATAGATAAATTATCTTATTATCAAAATATTATTCGATCTATGATTTCTAATGGTCAAGCATATAAATGTTATTGTTCAAAAGAACGACTAGAAAATATTAGAAAATTACAAATATCAAAAAATAAAAAACCTAAGTATGATAGAAAATGTAGGAAAAATAAAATTTTTTATAAAAAAAATCAATCTTATGTGGTTAGATTTAAAAATCCTTTAAAAGGTTCTGTAATTGTTAAAGATCAAATAAGGGGGAATATAATATTTCAAAATAAAGAGTTAGATGATCTTGTTATTCAAAGAGAGGATGGTCTTCCAACATATAATTTTTGTGTTGTGATAGATGATCGAGATATGAATATTACCCATATAATTAGAGGGGAGGATCACATTAATAATACTCCTCGTCAAATTAATATTATGAATTCATTAGGAATAAATATTCCTTCATACGCTCATTTATCTTTGATAGTTGATGAAAAAGGAAAAAAAATTTCAAAAAGAAATAATTTAGTGGACGTTATGTCGTATCATAAAAAAGGATATTTACCAGAAGCATTATTAAATTATATGTTTAGATTAGGTTGGTCTAATGGAAATAGAGAAATTTTTTCAATAGAAGAAGTAAAAGAGGTTTTTGATTTAAAAGATATTAGTTCTTCTTCTAGTATGTTTGATATGGAGAAATTATCTTGGTATAACCGATATTATATGAAAAAAATTTCAATAGATCGGCTAGTTCTTCTTTTAAAAAATCAATTTCTAATTATGAATATAAATATAAAATTTGGACCTGATTTAAAGGAATTAATTAAATTATTAAGATTTAGATTTAGCACTGTTAAAGATATGGCTAACGAATGTAAAATTTTTTACAAAGAAAATATTATTTTAAAAGATTTAAATAAACAATATATTCATTTAAATACTAACGCAGTAGTATTTTGTTTTTATAAAAAAATAAAAAATATTAAAAGTTGGGATATTGAAAGTATTTCTTTTGCTTTAAAAAAGGTTGTAGAAAAATTTAAAATTAATTTTAAAGAATTAGCAATTCCTTTAAGAATAATTTTAACAGGAAAAGAAAATTTTTTTTCTATTAATACGATAGTTTTTCTTTTAGGGAAAGATGTAGTTTTATTAAGAATTAAAAAAGGGTTGAATTGGATTTCTGGAACTATTTAATTTTTTTTTTAAAAATATTTTTTTAATTAAATGTTTTTTATATGAGAGCAATATAATTGTAATCGGGGGGGGCTATAGCTCAATAGGGTAGAGCGTTTGCATGGCATGCAAAAGGTTATCGGTTCAATTCCGTTTAGCTCCAAAATTATTAAAATTTTTTATTAAAGTAATTTTTTGAAAATAAAAAAACTATTACTTAAGCTTTATTTTTCATTTTTTTAGTTTTTATAATTGTAAATTCATAATTTCTTGGTAAACTGAAATTAATTTATTTGCTAAGCGCATAGCAGTTTGAATAGAGAGTTCAGAATTTTCTAATTTAATAATAGAATTTTTAAAAGATAAATTATCTTCTTTATTTTTTGATAAATTAGTTTTATTTTGTTTATTAATATTAATTTTCGTATTTTTTTTTGGAGTTAATATAATAAATTTTTTTGAATTATCAGTTTCCTTTATTTTTAAATTTTCTATTTTTTTATTGTAAATTTTTTCACAATTGTTAATTGTATTGATAAACATTTTTTTCTTATTTTTTAAAATTTTTTTTTATTTGTATAGATTATAAATGATAAATTTGAACTTTCAAGAAAAATACTTTTTTTTAAAAAAAATAAAAAAAATTTTTAAAAAAGAAATTTATTTTTAATTTTTTAAAATAATTTAAAAAAATAAACAAAATAAATTAGCAGTAGGATAATTTTTATGAATGTAAATTATATTGAAAATATATATGAAAAAGTTATAAAAAAAATAAAATTTTTTTTAAAAAATTCTATTAGTAATTTTAAAATTTTATTTTTTGTTATTTTTATAATAATTTCCGGAATAATTTTTTTTTCTTTATGGGAAAATTCTGCAGAATATTCTTTATTATATACTAACTTATCAAATGAAGAAAAAAAAATCATTGTAAAAAAGTTGGAAAATTTGAAGATTCCTTATCAATTTGTAAAAAATTCTAATAGTTTGTTAGTTCCTACAGAAAAAATAAATAATTTACATCATTTAGCGTTAAATAAATCTTTTATAAAAAAACCAGAGATAGGATTTGAATTATTAGATAGTCAAAAGTTTGGAATTAGTCAATTTAATGAAAAAATTAATTATCAGAGAGCGTTAGAAGGTGAGCTTTCTCGTACCATTCAAAGATTAATTTTAGTCAATGATGCTAGAGTACATATAGCATGGCCTCCTAAATCTTCTTTATTTATGGAAGAAAAAAAAGATCCTTCAGCTTCAGTTTTTTTAGAAGTTAAGCCTAATACTTTTTTAAATTCAGAACAAATAGTTGGTATTAAAAATTTAGTTTCAAATAGCGTTATAGGTTTATCAGTAGATAAAGTAGTGGTATTAAATCAATTCGGGAAATTATTAGATGAGTCTACTGCTGAGCTAAATTTTTCTAATGATATTAGAAATAAATATATTTCAAGAATAGAATCTCAGTATAAAGAGAAGGTTAAAACTCTTTTACAACCTATTTTTGGAAATGAAAATATAAAAGTAGAAGTAACAGCTCAAATAAATTTTAATGAAAAAGAAAAAACAGACGAAATTTATCATCCAAATGGAAATAAAAAAAATCAATCGATTAGATCAAAAGATATTTCAATTAATGAAGAAGCCTTTTCAGCTTATTTAAATATTTTAAAAAATCAAATTTTGTTATTAAAAAATTTTAAAAAAAATATATTTGATAAAAATAATCTAGAAAAAAATATTGATTTTTTTAAAAAAAATAATAATGACCACATTAGTTTTTTAAATATTCATGATTTTAATAATAAAACTAAAAATTATGAATTAAATCATACTGTTTCACATACGAAAATTAATTCCGGGGAAATTAAAAAATTATCTGTAGGAATAGTTATAAATGATTTAAAAAATAAATTTAATAAAAATAAATCGATTTCTAATACTGATTTAAATAAAATAAAAAAAATGATTAAAGGAGCTATAGGATATTCCTCAAAACGAGGTGATCAAATTAAGATCATTAATACTAGATTTTTAGAAAATAGTTCTAATCAACCAAAAATAATTGTTAACTCTATCAATGGGTTTAATTTTTTTATAGAATATAAAAAAATAGTATATATATTTTCTTTTTTATTTTTAATTATTCTATTTGGAATGTTTTTTTATAAAAAAAATTATTTTTTTTTAAAAAGAAAATTTTTTAAAAATAATTCTTTAATTTTAAATGAAAAAAATAAAAAAATAAATAAGAAATTTTTAAATAAAAACTAAATCTTTTTTGTATTTGAAATACATTTATTTTTTAAAAAAAATTTATGTAATATAAAAATTAATATTAAATAACTGTTTAAGTAAAAAAAATATTTTTAGTAAAAAAATATTTTTTGAATTTTATAAATTAAACAAAGACTATTATTAATAATAATTATTATATTTAGTTTAAAATATTTTAAAATTTTTAATGATAGTTTTTTTTAAAAATTTAAAATTTTTTAATAAATAATATTTTATAAATATATTTTCATTTAAAATTTTACAGCAAAGATTAATATCTATATTATTAAGTGACTTTTTTATATAAGGAGAAAATTAAATACATAATAAATATGTTTATACATATTTTTTAAAAAAAATTTTAAATAAATATTTAAAAAATTAAGTTTTAAAATTAAATTTTTATTTTTTAAAAGTAAAAATTTATTTAAATTTAATAAATTTTTTTGTAAGTTAACTTTTTTATTTATAAAAAAAAATATGGATATAATAAAATTATTAAAAAAGTTTTTTTGTAACAAAAAAAACTTTTTTAATAATTTAATAATATTTATATTGAAAAAAATATTTTTAATTATTAAAACATAATTAATAATTTAAAGTTGAAACATTTTAATTAAATTAAGGAAGTATATTAGGTAAATTATTTATGCATGAAATAATGAAATGTTTAAGCATGTATGCTGTTTTTTTAAAAGAAATTTTTTTTGAACATAAAAATTTTTTATTAATATTAATATTAATAAGTTTTTTTTCACTTGTTTTTTTTATTTTTAAAAAAATAAAAATATTCAAATTTGAGAAAAACAAACATGTGAAAATTATTTCTAAAACTTTTATAGATTTAAATAACTACATATTAATTATTGAATTTCATCAAATAGTTTTAATATTAGGTATAACTAAAAACAATATAACATGTTTGCATAAAATCTTACCTGAATACAGAATATATAATAAAAATTTATCTGTTAAAGGTGATAAAAATGTTACAAAAAAGTAGTAGTTATTTTTTTAGAAGATTTAATTTCTTCTCATTATTCTATTTTTTTTCTTTATTTTTTTCATCATCAGTTTATGGAAATAATTCAAATGTTACTATAGACAATATTTTAAATAATAATAACGAATATTTTTCATCCTCTATAAAAATAATCATATTTATAGCATTATTAACATTTATTCCAGCTGTTTTATTAATGATGACGAGTTTTACTAGAATAGTTATTGTTTTTAGTTTACTAAGAAACGCTTTGGGAATACCTTTTTCTCCATCTAATCAAATAATAGTAGGTCTTTCTTTATTTCTAACATTTTTCATTATGTCACCTGTATTTAATCAAGCATATAAAGAAGCATATCTTCCTTTTGTTGAAAATAAAATTTCAATAAAAAAAACTATTAATAAAAGTATATATCCTTTTAAAAAATTTATGTTGAATCAAGTAAAAGAATCTGATCTTATAGCATTTTCTAATATTTCTCATAAATTTGCATTTAAAAAAAAAGAAGATGTTCCTATGAATATTTTGTTACCATCTTTTATTACAAGTGAATTAAAAACTGCTTTTCAAATAGGATTTACTATTTTTATTCCCTTTGTAATTATAGATTTAGTAGTAGCAAGTGTTTTAATGTCATTAGGAATGATGATGGTACCTCCATCAACTATTGCTCTTCCTCTTAAGTTAATGCTTTTTGTTTTAGTTGACGGATGGAAATTACTAGTTTTTTCATTAGCAAATAGTTTTTATATGTAATTATTATTTTTTTTTAATTAAAAATATTATAAAAGATAAAAAAGGAATTGTATGTCTTCTCAGTATATTTCTTTAATTTTTCATGAAGCTTTAAAAGTAATTTTAATGTTATCTTTACCACTATTATTAGTATCATTAATAACAGGCTTAATTGTTGGAGTTTTTCAGGCTGTAACACAAATTAATGAACAAACTTTATCTTTTATTCCTAAAATGTTTGCAGTTATCATTACTTTAATTATCTTAGGACCTTGGATGCTTAGAATAATAAAAGATTACATGTATTTTTTATTTAATAATTTTCAGCTGAATAATTAAAAATGTTAGAAAATTATTCCTTATATGAATTATTAAAAGAATTAAATTTTTTTATTTATTCTTTAGTGAGAATTTTTTCATTTATAATTATTGTTCCAATTTTAGGTAATAAGGTTATTAATTATAAAATTAAATTATTATTTTCAATATTAATTAGCTGTTGTTTAGAAAGCAATACATTTAATTTAAACTTTTCATTATTTTCATCGAAAGGAATTTTAATTCTAATAGAACAAATTCTAATCGGAATGATAATGGGATATTTTATTGTTTTAATTTTTTCAATTTCTAGAATAGCAGGAGAAATAATAAGCGTGCAAATGGGATTATCTTTCTCTGCTATATTTGATTTAAATTCTCGTTTGAATAGTTTAGTTCTTTCAAGATTAATTAGTTTATTTACAAACTTTTTATTTCTTTCACTTAATGGACATTTAATTGTATTACAAATTATTATTAGAAGTTTTCAAATTCTTCCTATACAAAATATTTTTTTTGAAAAGAAAATATTTTTTAATTTAGTTATTTTTTTTAATGTAGTTTTATTACAAAGTATAATGTTTATATTTCCTATTTTAATAAGTTTATTACTAATAAATATTATTATTTCTTTTTTAAATCGTATTTGTTCTCAACTATCTATTTTTTCAATTGGAATTCCAACTACATTAATAGTAGGAATTATAATGTTGTATAACTTTATTCCAATAGCATCTTTAGTATATAAAACATTTTTTTTTAATCTATTGAATCAATTATAGTGTTTTAATTTTTTTTTAAATTTAATAATAAAAATTATTTTTTTATTTTTTTTTCGATATATAAGACATGTTTTTTAATTTTTGGATCATATTTTTTTAATTCTAATTTTTTTGGTTTTGATCTTTTATTTTTCGTAGTAGTATAATAATGACCAGATCCACTAGATGAAACTAGTTTTATTTTTTCTCTAACTTTTTTAGCCATAGATTCTCCACAATTTTTTATATTTTATTTTCTTTAAAATTTATACTTTTTTTTCTTTTTTTAAAAAATATGATATTCCTTTTTTATCAATTAAACGAATAGCTTTAGTTGAAACTTTTAATTTTATAAATTTTCTTTTTTCACTAATCCAAAATCTATGTATTTGTAAATTTGGAAAAAATTTTCTTTTAGTTGCATTCATTGCATGAGAACGATTGTTTCCTGACATTGGTTTTTTTCCAGTAATTTTGCAAATCTGAGACATTTTAAAGTTTCCTAAATAAAAATAGATAATAATTAAAAAAATGATTTTGAATATAAAAAATAAATAATTATATGTATATTTTATATAGACAAAATTTCTTTTTTTCGTTTTAAACAGGATAAAATTTCTTTTTTTGCTGCTTTATAATCACACCATTCGATATTCTTAACCCATTTTTTCGGCTCAAGATCTTTGTAATGTGAGAAAAAATGTACAATTTCTGATTTTAATGTTTTTGAAAGATCATTTATATTTTTAATATCTGTATATATATTACTAATTTTTTTCTCAGGAACAGCAATAACTTTATTATCTTCTCCAGATTCATCAATCATTTTTAATAAACCTATAGGACGACATAAAATTACCGATCCTGGTAAAATAGGATGTGGTGATGGTACTAAAGCGTCTAGAGGGTCTCCATCTTGAGATTCTGTTTTATTTATATATCCATAATTGCAAGGATAAAACAT includes:
- a CDS encoding HPr family phosphocarrier protein; the protein is MFQKTVEILLTHGLHIRPAAKFVQEAKKFKSKIMVTTNKKSASAKSLFKLQTLGIVKGSKINISAEGEDEKKAVESLAELITALKE
- the cysK gene encoding cysteine synthase A — encoded protein: MCKIYKNNFSTIGNTPIVKLNNIGNGNIFVKIESRNPGFSVKCRVSQNIINNAEKIGELTKKQHLIEATSGNIGISLACLAASKNYKLTLTMPETMSKERIKLLKMLGANLILTDGSQGMKGAIKKLKEIIFLNPKKYFYTRQFENPANPEIHEKTTGPEIWKDMKGKIDIFISGVGTGGTISGVSRYLNKKSEKKILNVAVEPKNSPIITNLKYKKKFPISAHKIQGIGAGFIPENLDINLIDKVILISDEEAIKFSKMLMKKEGILAGISSGAAVAAAHKIIQNPLYEEKKIVVILPSSGERYLSTILFQ
- the ligA gene encoding NAD-dependent DNA ligase LigA, which encodes MTYYNYQYFTLSKSVISDIKYDFLMKKLCFLEKKYKFLKTKNSVSKTVGGPLLIGYKPIKHIVPMLSLDNVYSKKEYSLFDQKVRNTLKSRNEKILFCCELKLDGLALNIMYKNGILKWATTRGNGEYGEDVTKNVKKIKSIPQKLIGEKIPKKIEIRGEVFIPLKSFFNLNKKLLLNNQKVFSNPRNVAAGSLRQSDPNIVSERNLMFLCYGYGTYEGENNNRTHYDQLKLFETWGIPINKLKLYSKVSEIFSFYDNIYKKRNLLDFQIDGIVIKVNSLELQYLLGNNRKFPKWAIAFKFLSERQQTTLIGVDFKVGRTGVITPVARIKPVYLSNALIKSVSLYNENQIKKFNLHINDQIIVCRSGDVIPKIIDVFPKYRESNYKKVIFPKKCPACSSRINKFNKNSISFCTAGLKCFIQFKKSIFHFFSKEALNVSGLGYKTIEILIHSNIVKNISDFYVLDFNKLSKIKKFGKQSANKLIQNILKSKKTTLSRFLYGLGILDVGVVIAKNISFHYKDINKIMCSSLEELISIKNIGKEISVNVYNFMQKEKNRNLIFDLLKHISFFKNENIESTNKEKYKNSIFFQKNIVLTGKFNINKRTWIEKKLISLGAEVNKTLSKKTDFLIFGEKPGKKIIQSKIMNIKVINENQLSLEIKKYFK
- the gltX gene encoding glutamate--tRNA ligase: MKVRTRFAPSPTGFLHIGGARTALYSWLFAKKYKGSFILRIEDTDIKRLSSNAVKSIIDSLKWLGITWDEGPFFQIDKLSYYQNIIRSMISNGQAYKCYCSKERLENIRKLQISKNKKPKYDRKCRKNKIFYKKNQSYVVRFKNPLKGSVIVKDQIRGNIIFQNKELDDLVIQREDGLPTYNFCVVIDDRDMNITHIIRGEDHINNTPRQINIMNSLGINIPSYAHLSLIVDEKGKKISKRNNLVDVMSYHKKGYLPEALLNYMFRLGWSNGNREIFSIEEVKEVFDLKDISSSSSMFDMEKLSWYNRYYMKKISIDRLVLLLKNQFLIMNINIKFGPDLKELIKLLRFRFSTVKDMANECKIFYKENIILKDLNKQYIHLNTNAVVFCFYKKIKNIKSWDIESISFALKKVVEKFKINFKELAIPLRIILTGKENFFSINTIVFLLGKDVVLLRIKKGLNWISGTI
- a CDS encoding flagellar hook-basal body complex protein FliE; the protein is MFINTINNCEKIYNKKIENLKIKETDNSKKFIILTPKKNTKININKQNKTNLSKNKEDNLSFKNSIIKLENSELSIQTAMRLANKLISVYQEIMNLQL
- the fliF gene encoding flagellar basal-body MS-ring/collar protein FliF, which translates into the protein MNVNYIENIYEKVIKKIKFFLKNSISNFKILFFVIFIIISGIIFFSLWENSAEYSLLYTNLSNEEKKIIVKKLENLKIPYQFVKNSNSLLVPTEKINNLHHLALNKSFIKKPEIGFELLDSQKFGISQFNEKINYQRALEGELSRTIQRLILVNDARVHIAWPPKSSLFMEEKKDPSASVFLEVKPNTFLNSEQIVGIKNLVSNSVIGLSVDKVVVLNQFGKLLDESTAELNFSNDIRNKYISRIESQYKEKVKTLLQPIFGNENIKVEVTAQINFNEKEKTDEIYHPNGNKKNQSIRSKDISINEEAFSAYLNILKNQILLLKNFKKNIFDKNNLEKNIDFFKKNNNDHISFLNIHDFNNKTKNYELNHTVSHTKINSGEIKKLSVGIVINDLKNKFNKNKSISNTDLNKIKKMIKGAIGYSSKRGDQIKIINTRFLENSSNQPKIIVNSINGFNFFIEYKKIVYIFSFLFLIILFGMFFYKKNYFFLKRKFFKNNSLILNEKNKKINKKFLNKN
- a CDS encoding flagellar biosynthetic protein FliO — translated: MHEIMKCLSMYAVFLKEIFFEHKNFLLILILISFFSLVFFIFKKIKIFKFEKNKHVKIISKTFIDLNNYILIIEFHQIVLILGITKNNITCLHKILPEYRIYNKNLSVKGDKNVTKK
- the fliP gene encoding flagellar type III secretion system pore protein FliP (The bacterial flagellar biogenesis protein FliP forms a type III secretion system (T3SS)-type pore required for flagellar assembly.): MLQKSSSYFFRRFNFFSLFYFFSLFFSSSVYGNNSNVTIDNILNNNNEYFSSSIKIIIFIALLTFIPAVLLMMTSFTRIVIVFSLLRNALGIPFSPSNQIIVGLSLFLTFFIMSPVFNQAYKEAYLPFVENKISIKKTINKSIYPFKKFMLNQVKESDLIAFSNISHKFAFKKKEDVPMNILLPSFITSELKTAFQIGFTIFIPFVIIDLVVASVLMSLGMMMVPPSTIALPLKLMLFVLVDGWKLLVFSLANSFYM
- the fliQ gene encoding flagellar biosynthesis protein FliQ produces the protein MSSQYISLIFHEALKVILMLSLPLLLVSLITGLIVGVFQAVTQINEQTLSFIPKMFAVIITLIILGPWMLRIIKDYMYFLFNNFQLNN
- a CDS encoding flagellar biosynthetic protein FliR, whose protein sequence is MLENYSLYELLKELNFFIYSLVRIFSFIIIVPILGNKVINYKIKLLFSILISCCLESNTFNLNFSLFSSKGILILIEQILIGMIMGYFIVLIFSISRIAGEIISVQMGLSFSAIFDLNSRLNSLVLSRLISLFTNFLFLSLNGHLIVLQIIIRSFQILPIQNIFFEKKIFFNLVIFFNVVLLQSIMFIFPILISLLLINIIISFLNRICSQLSIFSIGIPTTLIVGIIMLYNFIPIASLVYKTFFFNLLNQL
- the rpmG gene encoding 50S ribosomal protein L33, whose protein sequence is MAKKVREKIKLVSSSGSGHYYTTTKNKRSKPKKLELKKYDPKIKKHVLYIEKKIKK
- the rpmB gene encoding 50S ribosomal protein L28; protein product: MSQICKITGKKPMSGNNRSHAMNATKRKFFPNLQIHRFWISEKRKFIKLKVSTKAIRLIDKKGISYFLKKEKKV